In Apus apus isolate bApuApu2 chromosome 25, bApuApu2.pri.cur, whole genome shotgun sequence, the following proteins share a genomic window:
- the KLHL10 gene encoding LOW QUALITY PROTEIN: kelch-like protein 10 (The sequence of the model RefSeq protein was modified relative to this genomic sequence to represent the inferred CDS: inserted 2 bases in 1 codon) produces the protein MMRIIIEFAYTRTVPITIDNVENLLIAADQFNVMGIIRLCCEFLKAHFCPENCISIWRLTESYYCPDLREAAYTFILRHFEEISRVSTEFLDLPLSDLEQIMERDELNVKEEEVVFEAMLRWIAHDPQNRRQHVAALLGKVRLALMEVGYFINKVKRHDYVKDNEECKDLIIDTLTEMYIFNMHGPSRSGFTNPLSRPRLPSTLLFAVGGWSGRSPTNAIETYDSRADTWLNVTCQQGRPLAYHGTAYLKGFIYIIGGFDSVEYYSSVKRFDPRKKTWQQVAPMHSQRCYISVTTLHDSIYAMGGYNGNTRLDTAERYEPESNQWTLIASMNDQRSDASATTLHEKVYICGGFNGTECLITAEVYNATTNQWSFIAPMTTSRSGVGVIAYGSAVYAVGGFDGFNRLRSAEAYNPVTNTWRMIPTMFSPRSNFGIEVVDDLLFAVGGFNGVSTTFTVECYNERTNEWYDAEDMSISRSALSCCVVPDLPNVRDYVGRXDTDTWTTSGEARLNSPTRSLPV, from the exons ATGATGAGGATCATCATCGAGTTTGCCTACACCAGGACAGTACCCATCACGATTGACAATGTCGAAAATTTGCTAATTGCAGCAGACCAGTTTAACGTCATGGGCATCATCAGGCTCTGCTGCGAGTTCTTGAAAGCCCACTTCTGCCCCGAGAACTGCATAAGCATCTGGAGGCTCACAGAGAGCTACTACTGTCCTGACCTAAGAGAAGCAGCCTACACGTTCATCCTGCGTCACTTTGAGGAGATATCCAGGGTCTCTACAGAGTTTCTAGACCTTCCCTTAAGTGACCTAGAGCAGATCATGGAGAGAGACGAGCTCAATGTGAAGGAAGAAGAAGTGGTGTTTGAGGCAATGCTGAGATGGATTGCCCACGACCCCCAGAACAGGAGGCAGCAtgttgcagccctgctgggcaaG GTTCGACTGGCACTGATGGAAGTAGGCTACTTCATCAACAAGGTCAAGAGGCACGATTACGTGAAGGACAATGAAGAATGCAAAGACCTCATCATAGACACGCTGACAGAAATGTACATCTTCAACATGCATGGTCCATCCCGCTCAGGTTTTACCAACCCGCTCAGCCGGCCCCGCCTGCCCTCCACCCTCCTCTTCGCCGTGGGGGGCTGGAGCGGGCGCAGTCCCACCAACGCCATCGAGACGTACGACAGCCGTGCCGACACCTGGCTGAACGTCACCTGCCAGCAGGGAAGGCCCCTGGCCTACCACGGCACTGCCTATCTGAAAGGCTTCATCTACATCATTGGAGGGTTCGACAGCGTGGAGTATTACAGCAGCGTCAAGCGGTTCGACCCCCGGAAGAAGACGTGGCAGCAGGTGGCCCCCATGCACTCGCAGCGCTGCTACATCAGCGTCACCACCCTCCACGACTCCATCTACGCCATGGGGGGGTACAACGGGAACACGCGCCTGGACACGGCCGAGCGCTACGAGCCAGAGAGCAACCAGTGGACCCTGATCGCCTCCATGAACGACCAGCGAAGCGACGCCAGTGCGACCACACTGCACGAGAAG GTGTATATCTGTGGCGGGTTCAACGGGACCGAATGCCTGATCACTGCAGAGGTGTACAATGCCACCACAAACCAGTGGAGCTTCATAGCCCCCATGACCACCAGCAGAAGCGGAGTGGGTGTGATCGCGTATGGAAGCGCCGTGTACGCG GTAGGGGGATTCGATGGATTTAACCGGCTGCGGAGCGCGGAAGCGTACAACCCGGTCACCAACACCTGGCGCATGATCCCCACCATGTTCAGCCCACGCAGCAACTTTGGCATTGAAGTGGTGGACGACCTTCTGTTTGCAGTTGGTGGCTTTAATGGTGTTTCCACCACCTTCACCGTCGAGTGCTACAACGAGAGGACCAACGAGTGGTACGACGCTGAGGACATGTCCATCAGCCGCAGCGCGCTGAGCTGCTGCGTGGTGCCCGACCTGCCCAACGTCAGGGACTACGTGGGCAG TGACACTGACACATGGACAACTTCAGGGGAAGCCAGGTTAAACTCTCCAACAAGGAGCCTGCCTGTATAA
- the NT5C3B gene encoding 7-methylguanosine phosphate-specific 5'-nucleotidase yields the protein MVPELEKATVRMQQPERVMGIIRSIKEQGMSKLQVISDFDMTLSRFGCNGRRCPTSHNILDNSRVISEDGKRKLQDLLHYYYPIEIDPNRTLEEKCPLMVEWWSRAHDLLSQQKIQKGDIAQIVRESDVMLRDGFNELFDQLHKNNVPLFIFSAGVGDILEEIIRQANVFYSNVNVVSNYMDFDDNGVLTHFKGPLIHTYNKNNSVLQGTKYFQQLSTRTSIILLGDSMGDLTMADGVPSVENILKIGFLNDKVEERREKYLDAYDIVLESDETLDVVNGILRYLLTET from the exons ATG GTGCCGGAGCTGGAGAAAGCCACGGTCCGTATGCAGCAGCCGGAGCGCGTGATGGGGATAATCCGGTCCATCAAGGAGCAGGGGATGAGCAAGCTGCAG GTCATCTCTGACTTCGACATGACTCTGAGCCGCTTTGGGTGCAATGGCCGACGCTGCCCCACTTCGCACA ATATCCTCGATAACAGTCGTGTTATCAGTGAGGATGGCAAGAGGAAG CTGCAAGACCTGCTGCACTATTACTATCCCATTGAGATCGATCCCAACCGGACCCTGGAAGAGAAGTGTCCCCTCATGGTGGAATG GTGGAGCAGGGCCCACGACCTGCTCTCGCAGCAGAAGATCCAGAAGGGTGACATAGCCCAGATCGTCAGGGAGTCGGACGTGATGCTGAG GGATGGATTCAATGAGTTGTTTGATCAGCTGCACAAGAACAACGTCCCACTGTTCATCTTCTCTGCTGGTGTTGGTGACATCCTTGAAGAGATTATCCGTCAGGCCAACGTCTTCTACTCAAATGTCAACGTGGTGTCCAACTACATGGACTTTGATGATAAT GGAGTCCTCACACATTTCAAGGGACCTCTCATCCACACCTACAACAAGAACAACAGTGTCCTGCAAGGTACCAAGtatttccagcagctgagcaccAGGACAAGCATCATCTTGCTGGGGGACTCCATGGGTGACCTGACGATGGCAGACGGCGTTCCCAGTGTGGAGAACATCCTCAAGATTGGCTTCCTCAATGACAAG gtggaagagaggagggagaagtaCCTGGATGCCTACGACATTGTCCTGGAGAGCGACGAGACGCTGGATGTGGTCAACGGGATTCTCCGGTACCTCCTTACGGAGACGtga
- the FKBP10 gene encoding LOW QUALITY PROTEIN: peptidyl-prolyl cis-trans isomerase FKBP10 (The sequence of the model RefSeq protein was modified relative to this genomic sequence to represent the inferred CDS: deleted 1 base in 1 codon) encodes MSPGSLVLLLGILGTPALGNPGPLEDVVIDRYYIPKICPREVQMGDFIRYHYNGTFKDGKKFDSSYNRGATVAGVVGVGRLITGMDRGLLGMCVNERRHLIVPPHLGYGSIGVAGLIPPDATLYFDVVMLDIWNKKDKLQITTLSRPERCNRTVENSDFVRYHYNGTLLDGTPFDSSYSKDSTYDTYVGTGWLIKGMDQGLLGMCAGEKRSIIIPPFLAYGEKGYGTVIPPQASLVFSVLLVDFHNPKDSVFLEHLEVPESCQRRAVTGDFVRYHYNGTLMDGTLFDSSYSRNHTYNTYIGKGYIIPGMDQGLQGVCVGERRRVVVPPHLAYGENGAGNKIPGSAVLIFDVHIIDFHNPADPVEIQTVYRPEGCNTTTRHRDFVRYHYNCSLLDGTRLFSSHDYEKPQEVTLGANKVIEGLNSGLLNMCAGERRVLIVPPHLGHGESGARGVPGSAVLRFEVELISMEEGVPEGYLFIWHGDPPANLYEEMDLNKDGEIPADEFSTFIKTQVAEGKGRLMPSSDPEKVIADMFRNQDRNQDGKITSEELKLKSDEDQEKVHEEL; translated from the exons ATGTCCCCCGGCAGCCTCGTCCTCCTCCTGGGCATCCTGGGGACCCCGGCTCTGGGCAACCCCGGCCCCCTGGAAGACGTGGTGATAGACAGATACTATATCCCCAAAATCTGCCCGCGGGAAGTCCAGATGGGGGATTTCATTCGCTACCACTACAATGGGACCTTTAAAGATGGCAAAAAGTTTGACTCCAG CTACAACCGAGGGGCCACGGTGGCCGGCGTGGTGGGCGTCGGGCGGCTGATCACGGGCATGGACCGGGGGCTGCTGGGCATGTGCGTGAACGAGCGGCGCCACCTCATCGTGCCCCCCCACCTGGGCTACGGCAGCATCGGCGTGG CGGGGCTGATCCCCCCAGATGCCACCTTGTACTTCGACGTCGTCATGCTGGACATCTGGAATAAGAAGGACAAGCTGCAGATCACCACCCTCTCCAGACCCGAGCGCTGCAACCGCACAGTGGAGAACTCGGACTTCGTGCGGTACCACTACAATGGCACCCTGCTGGATGGCACCCCCTTTGACTCCAG CTACAGCAAAGACAGCACCTATGACACCTACGTGGGCACCGGGTGGCTGATCAAGGGCATGgaccaggggctgctgggcatGTGTGCCGGGGAGAAGAGGAGCATCATCATCCCCCCGTTCCTTGCCTACGGGGAGAAAGGCTATG ggacCGTGATCCCACCGCAGGCATCGCTCGTGTTCAGTGTGCTGCTGGTGGACTTCCACAACCCCAAGGACAGTGTCTTCCTGGAGCACCTGGAGGTGCCAGAGTCCTGCCAGCGTAGGGCTGTGACCGGGGACTTTGTGCGCTACCACTACAACGGCACCTTGATGGACGGGACCCTCTTCGACTCCAG CTACTCCCGCAATCACACCTACAACACCTACATCGGGAAGGGCTACATCATCCCCGGCATGGACCAGGGCCTGCAGGGGGTCTGCGTGGGAGAGAGGCGGCGGGTGGTCGTCCCCCCTCACCTGGCCTACGGGGAGAACGGAGCAG GGAACAAAATTCCCGGCTCAGCCGTGCTCATCTTTGACGTCCACATCATCGACTTCCACAACCCCGCGGACCCGGTGGAGATCCAGACCGTGTACCGGCCCGAGGGCTGCAACACCACCACCCGCCACAGGGACTTCGTCCGCTACCACTACAACTGCTCCCTGCTGGACGGCACCAGGCTCTTCTCCTC CCATGACTATGAGAAGCCCCAGGAGGTGACTCTGGGGGCCAACAAGGTGATCGAGGGCCTGAACAGTGGCCTCCTCAACATGTGTGCAGGGGAGAGGCGGGTGCTCATCGTC CCCCCCCACCTGGGCCACGGGGAGAGCGGAG CTCGGGGGGTGCCAGGCAGCGCTGTGCTCCGCTTTGAGGTGGAGCTGATCTCCATGGAGGAGGGGGTTCCTGAGGGCTACCTCTTCATCTGGCACGGGGACCCACCAGCCAACCTCTATGAGGAAATGGACCTGAACAAGGATGGGGAGATCCCAGCTGACGAG TTCTCCACCTTCATCAAGACCCAGGTAGCAGAAGGGAAAGGTCGCCTCATGCCCAGCTCTGACCCAGAGAAAGTCATTGCCGACATGTTCAGGAATCAGGACCGCAACCAGGACGGGAAGATCACCTCTGAGGAGCTGAAGCTGAAGTCGGATGAGGACCAGGAGAAGGTCCACGAGGAGCTCTGA
- the P3H4 gene encoding endoplasmic reticulum protein SC65: MGRGIPACKPASCSAAGRCWALLTASALQKETSAVSWLLPSAVTSLSATVQPATKRWAWAGASVAMPGPGAGQPWDLARHRACGLWLGAQLRGVRPGAARCGTEGSPGQQHRLHPAHPALQRRTQPERILRNRSVGRGQRCARPLRAPRSAQPQAAPCAHPAGAAPAAQSRTKTLRARRAPPLPRRPPPCAERCAGLRGQCAAAAGMGGGALALLLAAGLCAAQYEEYSVRGFPEAALEPLQRAYTRALAQYADAQWAESARALEASLRLHRLLRDSEAHCHRRCAAPGGPAEEPPAEGDPAAWEWERELQLFGRLLLRAGCLRACKRDLPVFQLRYPPAQTLRDFQRRLPYQYLHYALFKSNKIEKAVSAAHTFLQKNPKHEMTLKYLNYYRTLLDVDEYLVDLEAQPYEPIFVRSVKLYNSGDFRSSAADMERALAEYYKAYEDCLAGCEGAYEVQEFKDFYPAIADHFVSVLQCKVDCETELTPNVGGYFVEKFVATMYHYLQFAYYKLNDVRDAVRSVSSYMLFDPGDAVMQQNLVYYRFHRERWRLQDEDFEPRPEAVRYHNQTAAQQQMLDFARQFLQADDEMEVDGDEGPELQDLPSDNEFEGEGDYEEDLFAEWWQEPKTKGDKADQETLQ, encoded by the exons ATGGGTCGTGGCATCCCAGCCTGCAAGCCAGCGAGCTGCTCggctgcagggaggtgctgggcactgctcacagcctctgctctgcagaaagaaacctCAGCAGTGTCCTGGCTCCTGCCCAGCGCTGTGACATccctcagtgccactgtccagCCAGCAACAAAGCGCTGGGCTTGGGCTGGGGCCAGCGTGGCCATGCCGGGGCCTGGCGCGGGGCAGCCCTGGGATCTGGCACGGCACAGGGCGTGTGGCCTCTGGCTCGGGGCACAGCTCCGGGGGGTCCGGCCGGGGGCAGCGCGGTGTGGCACTGAGGGGTCCCcggggcagcagcacaggctaCACCCCGCACACCCCGCTCTGCAGCGCCGAACTCAGCCCGAGCGTATCCTCCGGAATCGCAgcgtggggagggggcagcgcTGCGCACGCCCCCTGCGCGCACCGCGGAGTGCgcagccccaggcagcccccTGCGCGCACCCCGCGGGCGCTGCGCCCGCCGCGCAGAGCCGCACTAAGACCCTGCGCGCCCGCCGCGCACCGCCCCttccccgccgcccgcccccctGCGCGGAGCGgtgcgcggggctgcgcgggcagtgcgcggcggcggcggggatGGGCGGCGGGGCGCTGGCGCTGCTGCTGGCGGCGGGGCTGTGCGCGGCGCAGTACGAGGAGTACAGCGTGCGCGGGTTTCCCGAGGCCGCGCTGGAGCCGCTGCAGCGCGCCTACACGCGGGCGCTGGCGCAGTACGCGGACGCGCAGTGGGCGGAGAGCGCCCGGGCACTGGAGGCCAGTCTGCGGCTCCACCGCCTGCTCCGCGACAGCGAAGCGCATTGTCACCGCCGCTGCGCCGCGCCCGGGGGCCCCGCGGAGGAGCCCCCCGCGGAGGGGGACCCCGCGGCGTGGGAGTGGgagcgggagctgcagctcttcgGGCGGCTGCTGCTCCGCGCTGGCTGCCTGCGCGCCTGCAAGCGCGACCTGCCCGTCTTCCAGCTGCGCTACCCCCCCGCGCAAACGCTGCGCGACTTCCAACGCCGGCTGCCCTACCAGTACCTGCACTACGCCCTCTTCAAG tcAAATAAGATTGAGAAAGCGGTGTCTGCTGCCCACACCTTCCTGCAGAAGAATCCCAAACATGAGATGACCCTGAAGTACCTGAACTACTACAGAACGTTGCTGGATGTGGATGAATACTTGGTTGACCTGGAGGCTCAGCCCTACGAG CCGATATTTGTGCGGTCGGTGAAGCTGTACAACAGCGGGGATTTCCGGAGCAGCGCGGCCGACATGGAGCGGGCGCTGGCCGAGTACTACAAGGCGTACGAGGACTGCCTGGCTGGCTGCGAGGGCGCCTACGAGGTGCAGGAGTTCAAGGACTTCTACCCCGCCATCGCAG ACCACTTTGTGAGCGTGCTGCAGTGCAAGGTGGACTGCGAGACGGAGCTCACCCCCAACGTGGGCGGCTACTTCGTGGAGAAGTTCGTGGCCACCATGTACCACTACTTGCAGTTTGCCTACTACAAGC TGAACGACGTGCGGGACGCGGTGCGCAGCGTCTCCAGCTACATGCTCTTCGACCCGGGCGATGCTGTCATGCAGCAGAACCTGGTCTACTACCGCTTCCACCGCGAGCGCTGGCGCCTGCAGGATGAGGACTTTGAGCCCCGGCCG gAAGCCGTGCGCTACCACAACCAGACGGCCGCCCAGCAGCAGATGTTGGACTTTGCCCGACAGTTCCTGCAGGCTGATGATGAG ATGGAGGTGGATGGTGATGAGGGGCCAGAGCTGCAGGACCTGCCCTCCGACAACGAGTTTGAGGGAGAGGGTGACTACGAGGAGGACTTATTTGCAGAGTGGTGGCAGGAGCCCAAGACCAAGGGGGACAAAGCTGACCAAG AGACCCTGCAATGA